From Solidesulfovibrio carbinoliphilus subsp. oakridgensis, the proteins below share one genomic window:
- a CDS encoding AAA family ATPase, which yields MEKLLLPTDINGFLAGRVLGQADLLRRISVSLYKHINGLPAPNVLLVGNSGTGKTTLMQAIAAFYDAYDALARFRVMVIVNANTLSAEIEGEDRTTRLFRKLEARAKVLFGADLTAGQLADYLENATVCVDEVDKISGRISGKANVEGITTQYALLTLLEGERFLYRATVLEDGREVEADLALDTGRLLFICGGAFEELYDQVYACLVNRRDERRLREVSEVDRKPDGSVSVRTVTRFKLRDYLRLADLFAYGMMPQFVSRFGSIAMLDDLGKDELRQILIHSAQSPLRLCLEYFRHMGIRLLVTEGAVAAVAEAAAKNSRIGARALREIFNGLIAAHEFDPTHSPQYAATDKGPTLTIDQEAVAQYLCRMD from the coding sequence ATGGAAAAGCTCTTGCTCCCGACGGACATCAATGGCTTCCTGGCCGGCCGGGTGCTCGGCCAGGCCGACCTTTTGCGCCGCATCAGCGTGTCGCTTTACAAGCACATAAACGGCCTGCCCGCCCCCAACGTGCTTCTGGTCGGCAACTCCGGCACGGGCAAGACCACCCTCATGCAGGCCATCGCAGCCTTCTACGACGCCTATGACGCCCTGGCCCGGTTCCGGGTCATGGTCATCGTAAACGCCAACACCCTGTCGGCCGAGATCGAGGGCGAGGACCGGACCACCCGGCTTTTCCGCAAGCTCGAGGCCCGGGCCAAGGTGCTCTTCGGGGCCGACCTCACGGCCGGCCAGCTTGCGGACTACCTGGAAAACGCCACGGTGTGCGTGGACGAGGTGGACAAGATCTCGGGGCGGATTTCCGGCAAGGCCAATGTCGAGGGCATCACCACCCAGTACGCCCTTCTGACCCTTCTCGAGGGCGAGCGGTTCCTGTACCGGGCCACGGTATTGGAGGACGGCCGGGAGGTGGAGGCCGACCTGGCCCTGGATACGGGCCGGCTCCTTTTCATCTGTGGCGGGGCCTTCGAGGAGCTCTACGACCAGGTCTACGCCTGCCTGGTCAACCGGCGCGACGAACGCCGGCTGCGGGAGGTCTCGGAGGTGGACCGAAAGCCCGACGGCTCGGTGTCGGTGCGCACGGTCACCCGGTTCAAGCTGCGCGACTACCTGCGCCTGGCCGACCTTTTCGCCTACGGCATGATGCCGCAGTTCGTCTCGCGCTTCGGCTCCATCGCCATGCTCGACGACCTGGGCAAGGACGAACTGCGCCAGATCCTCATCCATTCGGCCCAGTCGCCCCTGCGCCTGTGCCTGGAATACTTCCGCCACATGGGCATCCGGCTCCTGGTCACCGAGGGGGCCGTGGCCGCCGTTGCCGAGGCGGCCGCCAAGAACAGCCGCATCGGGGCCCGGGCCCTGCGCGAGATATTTAACGGCCTGATCGCGGCCCACGAGTTCGACCCCACCCACTCGCCCCAGTACGCGGCCACGGACAAGGGCCCGACCCTGACCATCGACCAGGAGGCAGTGGCCCAGTACCTGTGCCGGATGGACTAG
- the mazG gene encoding nucleoside triphosphate pyrophosphohydrolase, giving the protein MNEQSPAEALARLQGVLDALLGPDGCPWDKTQTPQTLCDYVIEEAFELVDCIRCEDVPGTAEELGDVMFLLLFVATLSEKRGAFSLADALEVAAAKMVRRHPHVFADLKCENREELLRNWERIKRSEKGDGKQGLFDTLPKGLPPLLKAYRIHSKAARAGFTWETDAAMRESLAAERAEFEAAVTAGDQAAMAEEFGDYLFTLTEYGRRLGLKANACLDAANNKFLTRYKAMDRLATDRGLDLDSLDMAAKNALWEEVKKA; this is encoded by the coding sequence ATGAACGAACAATCCCCCGCCGAGGCCCTGGCCCGGCTCCAAGGCGTGCTCGACGCCCTGCTCGGCCCGGACGGCTGCCCCTGGGACAAGACGCAAACCCCGCAGACGCTGTGCGATTACGTGATCGAGGAGGCCTTCGAGCTGGTGGACTGCATCCGCTGCGAGGACGTGCCGGGCACGGCCGAGGAGCTTGGCGACGTCATGTTCCTGCTCCTTTTCGTGGCCACCCTGTCCGAGAAGCGCGGCGCGTTCTCCCTGGCCGACGCCCTGGAAGTGGCGGCCGCCAAGATGGTCCGCCGCCACCCCCACGTCTTTGCCGACCTCAAGTGCGAAAACCGCGAGGAGCTCCTGCGCAACTGGGAGCGGATCAAGCGGTCTGAAAAAGGCGACGGCAAGCAGGGGCTGTTCGATACCCTGCCCAAGGGCCTGCCGCCGCTTTTGAAAGCCTACCGCATCCACTCCAAGGCCGCCCGGGCCGGCTTCACCTGGGAGACCGACGCGGCCATGCGCGAGAGCCTTGCCGCCGAGCGGGCCGAATTCGAGGCGGCCGTGACCGCCGGCGACCAAGCGGCCATGGCCGAGGAATTCGGCGACTACCTCTTCACCCTCACCGAGTACGGCCGCCGGCTGGGGCTCAAGGCCAACGCCTGCCTGGACGCGGCCAACAACAAGTTCCTTACCCGCTACAAGGCCATGGACCGCTTGGCCACGGACCGGGGCCTCGACCTCGACAGCCTGGACATGGCCGCCAAAAACGCCCTGTGGGAAGAAGTGAAAAAGGCCTGA
- a CDS encoding TVP38/TMEM64 family protein: MNRATVRKILLVALVLALAAAFFGFGLNRYLTLAFLKESREALAGAYAASPVRFVAGYFVLYVLVAGLSLPGAAVLTLAGGALFGFWTTLAVVSFASTIGATAACALARYLFREPLTRRMGPRLAAMDAGIRREGAFYLFTLRLIPLFPFFVVNAAMGLTGLPLTTFYWVSQLGMLPGTAVYVNAGTQLGRLDSLSGILSPTLIISFALLGLFPLAARRGIALFRARRTQTARKGQTPPGETP, encoded by the coding sequence ATGAATCGGGCAACCGTGCGGAAAATCCTGCTCGTGGCCCTGGTCCTGGCCCTGGCGGCGGCCTTTTTCGGCTTTGGCCTCAACCGATACCTGACGCTGGCCTTTCTCAAGGAATCCCGCGAGGCCCTGGCCGGGGCCTACGCCGCCTCCCCGGTCCGGTTCGTGGCCGGCTATTTCGTCCTCTACGTCCTGGTCGCGGGCTTGAGCCTTCCCGGCGCGGCCGTCCTGACCCTGGCCGGCGGGGCCCTGTTCGGCTTCTGGACCACGCTGGCCGTGGTGTCCTTTGCCAGCACCATCGGGGCCACGGCCGCCTGCGCCCTGGCCCGGTACCTCTTTCGCGAGCCGCTCACCCGGCGCATGGGGCCGAGGCTGGCCGCCATGGACGCCGGCATCCGCCGGGAGGGGGCCTTTTACCTCTTCACCCTGCGCCTTATCCCGCTTTTTCCCTTTTTCGTGGTCAACGCGGCCATGGGCCTGACCGGCCTGCCGCTCACCACCTTCTATTGGGTGTCCCAGCTCGGCATGCTTCCGGGCACGGCCGTCTACGTCAACGCCGGCACCCAGCTCGGCCGGCTTGACTCCCTGTCCGGCATCCTGTCGCCCACACTTATCATTTCCTTTGCCCTGCTGGGCCTGTTCCCCCTGGCCGCCAGGCGGGGCATCGCGCTTTTCCGCGCCCGCCGGACGCAAACGGCCCGCAAGGGCCAAACCCCTCCCGGAGAAACGCCATGA
- the ribD gene encoding bifunctional diaminohydroxyphosphoribosylaminopyrimidine deaminase/5-amino-6-(5-phosphoribosylamino)uracil reductase RibD, which yields MASDADFMARALVLAERGRGFVTPNPRVGAVLVRDGAIVAEGWHKVFGGPHAEVECLHDAEKKGVDPAGATMYVTLEPCNHFGKTPPCSRTLLDARVGRVVVGCLDPNPVAGGGAELLRQGGVDVTVGVLALECRDAIADFVVWKTLGRPFVTVKLAMTLDGRIASRTGDSGWVSGEASRARVHAMRAACQAVLVGGGTLAADNPRLTHRLDGGPLARNPQPLAVAVTRRLPAPDGPLALVRDRPEQLVIFTGKAAAAGPAAAKLTALGVRVFGLPEKADGGLDLLPGLVRLRTEANVYTVLCEGGGGLAATLLAQGLLDELTVFYAPKVLGDDKAVAGFSGLAVPRMAGAAPFRFVATERVGEDLMVTARPAVPTDRATVDG from the coding sequence ATGGCGTCTGATGCGGATTTCATGGCCCGGGCCCTGGTCCTGGCCGAGCGGGGGCGGGGGTTTGTCACGCCCAATCCCCGGGTCGGCGCGGTGCTGGTCCGGGACGGCGCCATCGTGGCCGAGGGCTGGCACAAGGTCTTTGGCGGGCCCCACGCCGAGGTGGAATGCCTGCACGACGCCGAGAAAAAGGGCGTCGATCCGGCCGGGGCCACCATGTACGTGACGCTTGAGCCGTGCAACCACTTCGGCAAGACCCCGCCCTGCTCGCGCACGCTCCTGGACGCCCGGGTGGGCCGGGTGGTCGTCGGCTGCCTGGACCCCAATCCCGTGGCCGGCGGCGGGGCCGAGCTGTTGCGCCAGGGCGGCGTGGATGTGACGGTCGGGGTCCTGGCCCTGGAGTGCCGGGACGCCATTGCCGATTTCGTGGTCTGGAAGACCCTTGGCCGGCCCTTTGTGACGGTCAAGCTGGCCATGACCCTGGACGGGCGCATCGCCAGCCGGACCGGCGATTCCGGCTGGGTCAGCGGCGAGGCCTCCCGGGCCCGGGTCCACGCCATGCGGGCGGCCTGCCAGGCCGTCCTGGTCGGCGGCGGGACCCTTGCCGCCGACAACCCGCGCCTGACCCACCGCCTGGACGGCGGCCCCCTGGCCAGAAATCCCCAGCCCCTGGCCGTGGCCGTCACCAGGCGCCTGCCCGCGCCGGACGGACCCCTGGCCCTGGTCCGGGACCGGCCGGAGCAGCTCGTCATTTTCACGGGCAAGGCCGCGGCCGCCGGTCCGGCCGCGGCGAAGCTGACGGCCCTTGGCGTTAGGGTCTTCGGCCTGCCCGAAAAGGCGGACGGCGGCCTCGATCTCCTCCCCGGCCTTGTCCGGTTGCGGACCGAGGCCAACGTCTACACCGTCTTGTGCGAAGGCGGGGGCGGACTGGCGGCCACGCTCCTCGCCCAGGGACTCCTGGACGAGCTGACGGTCTTTTACGCCCCCAAGGTCCTTGGCGACGACAAGGCCGTGGCCGGATTTTCCGGGCTGGCCGTGCCGCGCATGGCCGGGGCCGCGCCGTTCCGGTTCGTGGCCACCGAGCGGGTGGGCGAGGATTTGATGGTCACGGCCCGGCCGGCGGTCCCGACCGACCGGGCCACGGTCGACGGTTAG
- the glyA gene encoding serine hydroxymethyltransferase has product MEELLIADPEVGRAVCLEIERQTGKLEMIASENFVSVAVRQAQGSVLTHKYAEGYPGKRYYGGCEYVDIAEDLARDRVKELFGATYANVQPHSGSQANMAVYFAAMKPGDTLLGMDLSHGGHLTHGSPVNFSGKLFNIVFYHVRKETGTIDYDEVERLAKEHNPAVIMAGASAYPRLIDFARFRAIADAVGAKLVVDMAHIAGLVATGHHPSPIPHAHFTTSTTHKTLRGPRGGLILSSEEFGKTLNSQIFPGIQGGPLMHVIAAKAVAFGEALRPAFKTYQGQVVKNCQVLAKGLLASGYDLVSGGTDNHLVLVDLTNKDVTGKDAELALDKAGITVNKNTVPFETRSPFVTSGVRIGTAALTTRGMVEADIERIVSWIDAAIAAKDNDTTLDAIRKDVQVFSRQFPLFAW; this is encoded by the coding sequence ATGGAAGAACTGCTTATCGCCGATCCGGAAGTCGGGCGGGCCGTCTGCCTGGAAATCGAACGCCAGACCGGCAAGCTCGAAATGATCGCCTCGGAGAACTTCGTGTCCGTGGCCGTGCGCCAGGCCCAGGGCAGCGTGCTGACCCACAAGTACGCCGAAGGCTACCCCGGCAAGCGCTACTACGGCGGCTGCGAATACGTGGACATCGCCGAGGATCTGGCCCGCGACCGGGTGAAGGAGCTCTTTGGCGCCACCTACGCCAACGTCCAGCCCCATTCCGGCTCCCAGGCCAACATGGCCGTCTATTTCGCGGCCATGAAGCCCGGCGACACCCTGCTCGGCATGGACCTCTCCCACGGCGGCCATCTCACCCACGGCTCGCCGGTCAACTTCTCGGGCAAGCTCTTTAACATCGTCTTCTACCACGTCCGCAAAGAGACCGGCACCATCGACTACGACGAGGTGGAACGCCTGGCCAAGGAACACAACCCGGCCGTCATCATGGCCGGGGCCAGCGCCTACCCGCGCCTGATCGACTTCGCCCGGTTCCGGGCCATTGCCGACGCGGTCGGGGCCAAGCTCGTGGTCGACATGGCCCACATCGCCGGGCTGGTCGCCACCGGCCACCACCCCTCGCCCATTCCGCACGCCCATTTCACCACCTCGACCACGCACAAGACCCTGCGCGGTCCGCGGGGCGGCCTGATCCTCTCGTCCGAGGAGTTCGGCAAGACGCTCAATTCCCAGATCTTCCCCGGCATCCAGGGCGGCCCGCTCATGCACGTGATCGCGGCCAAGGCCGTGGCCTTCGGCGAGGCGCTCCGGCCCGCCTTCAAGACCTACCAGGGACAGGTGGTCAAAAACTGCCAGGTCCTGGCCAAGGGCCTCCTTGCTTCCGGCTACGACCTGGTCTCCGGCGGCACGGACAACCACCTCGTGCTGGTCGATCTGACGAACAAGGACGTGACCGGCAAGGACGCCGAGCTGGCCCTGGACAAGGCCGGCATCACGGTCAACAAGAACACCGTGCCCTTCGAGACCCGCTCTCCGTTCGTCACCTCGGGCGTGCGCATCGGCACGGCGGCCCTCACCACCCGCGGCATGGTCGAGGCCGACATCGAGCGTATCGTCTCCTGGATCGACGCGGCCATCGCGGCCAAGGACAACGACACCACGCTCGACGCCATCCGCAAGGACGTGCAGGTCTTCTCCCGACAGTTCCCGCTTTTTGCCTGGTAG
- a CDS encoding deoxyribodipyrimidine photo-lyase, with the protein MQVHPARIRPLGFTPPKPGPVVLWMGRDQRADDNWALLHAAALAKAAGAPLFALFALPPDFPPATARHADFLLRGLAAVETALRDHGIPLALVPGDPAVAVPAFLRRVRAGVCVTDFDPLRPGRAAREAVATAPVWDGALLEVDAHNVVPAFVASAKREYAAATFRPKILKLLPEFLEPFPDLPAFAAGNLAGFAPVDWEAARAGLVLDPSVAPVAGITPGPEAAREALAAFLADRLPAYADRRNDPNAGATSTLSPWFHHGHLAPQRAALDALEAKKRAPAGAEAFLEELVVRRELADNYCLHEPAYDTLAALPAWAQKTLGAHAADPRPYRYTAREFETAATHSALWNAAERQLVRQGRLHGYMRMYWAKKILEWSATPEAALATALSLNDRYALDGSDPSGVAGVLWSVGGLHDRPWASRPVFGQIRYMNARGCRRKFDVDAYIARHGGGAADHNGEVA; encoded by the coding sequence ATGCAGGTCCATCCCGCGCGCATCCGCCCCCTGGGATTTACTCCCCCGAAACCCGGCCCCGTGGTCCTTTGGATGGGCCGCGACCAGCGGGCCGACGACAACTGGGCCCTGCTCCACGCCGCCGCCCTGGCCAAGGCGGCCGGGGCGCCGCTTTTCGCCCTTTTCGCCCTGCCCCCCGATTTTCCCCCGGCCACGGCCCGCCACGCCGACTTTCTCCTTCGCGGCCTCGCCGCCGTCGAAACCGCTCTTCGGGACCACGGCATCCCCCTGGCCCTGGTGCCCGGCGATCCGGCCGTGGCCGTGCCGGCCTTTTTGCGCCGGGTCCGGGCCGGCGTCTGCGTCACGGACTTCGACCCCTTGCGCCCCGGCCGGGCGGCCAGGGAGGCGGTGGCAACCGCCCCCGTCTGGGACGGCGCGCTCCTCGAAGTCGACGCCCACAACGTGGTGCCGGCGTTCGTGGCCTCGGCCAAGCGCGAATACGCGGCCGCCACCTTCCGGCCGAAAATCCTCAAGCTGTTGCCCGAATTCCTGGAGCCCTTCCCCGACCTGCCGGCCTTTGCGGCCGGAAACCTGGCGGGGTTCGCTCCCGTGGACTGGGAGGCGGCCCGGGCGGGCCTTGTCCTCGATCCGAGCGTGGCCCCGGTGGCGGGCATTACGCCCGGTCCCGAAGCCGCAAGGGAGGCCCTGGCCGCCTTTCTGGCCGACCGCCTGCCCGCCTACGCCGACCGTCGCAACGACCCAAATGCCGGGGCCACCTCCACCCTCTCGCCCTGGTTCCACCACGGCCATCTGGCCCCCCAGCGGGCGGCGCTTGACGCCCTGGAGGCCAAAAAGCGGGCCCCGGCCGGGGCCGAGGCCTTTCTGGAGGAACTGGTCGTGCGCCGGGAGTTGGCCGACAATTATTGCCTCCACGAACCGGCCTACGACACCCTGGCCGCCCTGCCGGCCTGGGCGCAAAAGACGCTTGGCGCCCATGCCGCCGACCCCAGGCCGTATCGGTACACGGCCCGGGAGTTCGAGACCGCCGCCACCCACAGCGCCCTGTGGAACGCGGCCGAACGGCAGCTCGTCCGCCAGGGCCGGCTCCACGGCTACATGCGCATGTACTGGGCCAAGAAAATCCTGGAGTGGTCGGCCACGCCCGAAGCGGCCCTGGCCACGGCCCTCTCCTTAAACGACCGCTACGCCCTGGACGGCAGCGACCCAAGCGGCGTGGCCGGGGTCCTGTGGTCCGTCGGCGGCCTGCACGACCGGCCCTGGGCCTCCCGCCCGGTCTTCGGCCAGATCCGCTACATGAACGCGCGGGGCTGCCGCCGCAAATTCGACGTGGACGCCTACATCGCCCGCCACGGCGGGGGGGCGGCCGATCACAACGGGGAGGTGGCATGA
- a CDS encoding deoxycytidylate deaminase, with translation MDKRLPWPEYFMRIAYLVAERSTCLRRKVGAVAVKDRRILATGYNGSPTGTAHCLDIGCLREEMGIPSGERHELCRGLHAEQNVIIQCALHGVPIAGADIYCTTQPCLICTKMLINCQARHIYFSQGYPDALSAKMIAEAGIGFEALEGDYGV, from the coding sequence ATGGACAAGCGCCTTCCTTGGCCCGAATATTTCATGCGCATCGCCTACCTGGTGGCCGAGCGCAGCACCTGCCTGCGCCGCAAGGTCGGGGCCGTGGCCGTCAAGGACCGCCGCATCCTGGCCACCGGCTACAACGGCTCCCCCACCGGCACGGCCCACTGCCTGGACATCGGCTGCCTGCGCGAGGAGATGGGCATTCCCTCGGGCGAGCGCCACGAGCTGTGCCGGGGGCTCCACGCCGAGCAAAACGTCATCATCCAGTGCGCGCTCCACGGCGTGCCCATCGCCGGCGCAGACATCTACTGCACCACCCAGCCGTGCCTGATCTGCACCAAGATGCTGATCAACTGCCAAGCCAGGCACATCTATTTCAGCCAGGGCTATCCCGACGCCCTGTCGGCCAAAATGATCGCCGAGGCGGGCATCGGCTTCGAGGCCCTGGAGGGCGACTATGGCGTCTGA
- a CDS encoding ABC transporter substrate-binding protein: MPLTLTLTSTPYSGLIAIAKAKGFFKEQGLHVQLVECPSGKAGVEALIQGKVDVAAAADFVFSDKIRVDPALRLFASIGLSRGDQVVARKDRGIGRPKDLEGKSVGVTKGTSADYNLEIFLLLHKVDPATVRVVDLPPVQLVQALQEGEIDAAATWDRLAYEAKKILKENFFCWDLQNTIAYQWVLISREGFGDKDGRVRRLLRALLQAETYILLHKEEAFKIIQATWDFDQEYFSDSWEKTRLTVSLNQGLITSLENQVRWRKLKEPTGKDIPDILDYISLTPLLEEDPKAVTILR; the protein is encoded by the coding sequence TTGCCCCTCACCCTCACGCTAACATCGACGCCCTATTCGGGACTGATCGCCATTGCCAAGGCCAAGGGATTTTTCAAAGAACAGGGCCTTCATGTGCAGCTTGTCGAGTGCCCTTCAGGCAAAGCGGGGGTGGAAGCCCTGATCCAAGGCAAGGTTGACGTTGCGGCCGCTGCGGACTTCGTTTTTTCCGATAAGATCCGGGTCGATCCCGCACTGCGTCTTTTCGCCAGCATAGGCCTGTCCCGAGGGGACCAGGTCGTGGCTCGAAAAGACCGCGGCATCGGCAGGCCCAAGGACCTGGAAGGAAAATCGGTCGGCGTGACAAAGGGCACATCAGCGGATTACAATCTGGAAATCTTCCTTCTGCTGCACAAGGTTGACCCGGCCACGGTACGGGTTGTGGATCTTCCTCCCGTACAGTTGGTCCAGGCGCTCCAGGAAGGGGAAATCGATGCCGCCGCGACTTGGGATCGTCTCGCCTATGAAGCCAAGAAAATTCTGAAAGAGAACTTCTTTTGTTGGGATTTACAAAATACCATCGCCTATCAGTGGGTATTGATCAGTCGCGAGGGGTTTGGAGATAAGGACGGCCGGGTGCGACGTCTGCTCCGGGCCCTGCTGCAGGCCGAGACCTACATCCTTCTTCATAAGGAAGAGGCGTTCAAGATCATTCAGGCCACATGGGACTTTGATCAAGAGTATTTTTCAGATTCATGGGAAAAAACACGATTGACCGTTTCCCTGAACCAGGGGCTGATCACGTCCCTGGAGAACCAGGTCCGGTGGAGGAAACTCAAGGAGCCGACAGGAAAGGATATTCCAGATATCCTGGACTACATTTCCTTGACCCCCCTGCTTGAAGAAGATCCGAAAGCCGTGACCATACTCAGGTAA
- a CDS encoding CvpA family protein, giving the protein MPTLNIADLSLAIIWLFFSFRGYMRGLVKEVGSLAAIITGFYCAGTYHKELAPHLTGYISGNYAGTAAYLLIFTVALIAVWFLALAVSGMVKVTMTQWADRFFGGFFGLAKGVILTAVFLFLIHLASPNPDFLKGSLLVPVLEKVSARLVRYIPPDINEKLRKFGKKDAVEAVKAATEKKPAEPAKAEPEKKPAEPAKAGHEKKQPEPAKAEPEKKPAEPAKAGGDKKKAEPGHADPRKDQTAKKPAPKKEAEAAAPAP; this is encoded by the coding sequence ATGCCGACGCTCAACATAGCCGACCTGTCCCTTGCCATCATCTGGCTCTTTTTCAGCTTCCGCGGCTACATGCGCGGCCTGGTCAAGGAAGTGGGGTCGCTGGCCGCCATCATCACCGGCTTCTACTGCGCCGGGACCTACCACAAGGAACTGGCCCCCCACCTGACCGGCTACATCTCCGGCAACTACGCCGGCACGGCCGCCTACCTCCTCATTTTCACCGTGGCCCTGATCGCGGTCTGGTTCCTGGCCCTGGCCGTCTCCGGCATGGTCAAGGTGACCATGACCCAGTGGGCGGACCGGTTTTTCGGCGGCTTCTTCGGCCTGGCCAAGGGCGTGATCCTGACGGCCGTGTTCCTGTTTCTGATCCATCTGGCCTCGCCCAACCCCGACTTCCTCAAAGGCTCGCTCCTGGTGCCGGTCCTCGAGAAGGTGAGCGCCAGGCTCGTCCGCTACATCCCGCCGGACATCAACGAGAAGCTGCGGAAATTCGGGAAAAAGGACGCGGTCGAGGCAGTCAAGGCCGCGACAGAGAAAAAGCCGGCCGAACCGGCCAAAGCCGAACCTGAGAAGAAACCGGCCGAGCCGGCCAAGGCCGGGCACGAGAAAAAACAGCCCGAACCCGCCAAGGCCGAGCCGGAAAAGAAGCCGGCCGAACCGGCCAAGGCCGGCGGCGACAAGAAAAAGGCCGAACCCGGCCACGCCGATCCCCGCAAGGATCAGACCGCCAAGAAACCGGCCCCCAAAAAGGAGGCCGAGGCCGCCGCCCCCGCGCCCTGA
- a CDS encoding ATP-binding protein gives MIKVGYITDDIGRLLEVSRDRVASSKQNAVFLFVLFIAVLLVTNGIIFYVSNSSLLEKVSTLQEGTKRIARGDLGYRVPDLGNNEFSQMARCFNDMAGRLEASRFELLRKSDELKRANAALEDRVAQRTLALEQEIATRKVTEERARQANRAKSEFLANMSHEIRTPLNGIMGMVHLARMQSLDRTTLSYLELADASAQHLLGIVNDVLDIAKMEAGKIRLARQAFDLRREFEATLTPLRIAAQGKGVVLDHAVAPDVADHVVGDVGRLRQVLTNLVGNAVKFTGQGRIDVRVDREGAADEAGGQRLRVTIRDTGIGVPADRLERIFESFEQAHTSAHALYGGTGLGLSIAKRLVELMGGDIRAESREGEGSTFAFTIRLEVVAPAPQEPGSAAATAGRPLRILVAEDNPVNRLYIQELLRQLGHQVLLAGTGREALETLAQGGFDLVLMDIRMPEMGGDEATRIIRTSPPDGVPREVPIVALTAYALKDEIDRFMQSGFNAYLTKPVELESLKRMLSTF, from the coding sequence ATGATCAAGGTAGGTTACATCACGGACGACATCGGCCGGCTCCTCGAAGTCAGCCGGGACAGAGTAGCCTCCAGCAAGCAAAACGCGGTCTTTCTCTTCGTCCTCTTCATTGCCGTCCTGCTTGTGACCAACGGCATCATTTTCTATGTCTCCAACTCTTCCCTCCTGGAAAAGGTGTCGACGCTGCAGGAAGGGACCAAGCGCATCGCCCGGGGGGACCTCGGCTATCGGGTGCCGGACCTCGGCAACAACGAGTTTTCCCAGATGGCCCGGTGTTTCAATGACATGGCCGGCCGGCTCGAGGCGTCGCGCTTCGAGCTGCTGCGCAAATCCGACGAGCTCAAGCGGGCCAACGCGGCGTTGGAGGACCGGGTGGCCCAGCGGACCCTGGCCCTGGAGCAGGAGATCGCCACCCGCAAGGTGACGGAAGAGAGAGCCCGGCAGGCCAACCGGGCCAAAAGCGAGTTTTTGGCCAACATGTCCCACGAGATCCGCACCCCGTTAAACGGCATCATGGGCATGGTCCATCTGGCCCGGATGCAGTCCCTGGACCGGACGACCCTCTCCTATCTGGAGTTGGCGGACGCCTCGGCCCAGCACCTGCTCGGCATCGTCAACGACGTGCTGGATATTGCGAAGATGGAGGCCGGCAAGATCCGGCTGGCCCGGCAGGCGTTCGACCTGCGCCGGGAGTTCGAGGCCACCCTGACGCCGCTTCGGATCGCGGCCCAGGGGAAAGGCGTGGTCCTCGACCACGCCGTGGCCCCGGACGTTGCGGACCATGTGGTCGGAGATGTCGGGCGGCTGCGGCAGGTGCTGACCAATCTGGTCGGCAATGCGGTCAAGTTCACGGGCCAGGGGCGCATCGACGTCCGGGTGGACCGGGAGGGCGCGGCCGACGAGGCGGGCGGCCAACGGCTTCGCGTCACGATCCGGGACACCGGCATCGGGGTTCCGGCCGACCGGCTGGAGCGTATTTTCGAGAGCTTCGAGCAGGCCCACACCTCCGCCCATGCCCTGTACGGCGGCACGGGCCTCGGGCTTTCCATCGCCAAGCGACTGGTGGAACTCATGGGCGGGGACATCCGGGCCGAGAGCCGGGAAGGGGAGGGGAGCACGTTCGCGTTCACGATCCGACTGGAGGTGGTCGCGCCGGCCCCGCAGGAGCCGGGAAGCGCCGCCGCCACGGCCGGCCGGCCGCTTCGCATCCTGGTGGCCGAGGACAACCCGGTCAACCGGCTCTACATCCAGGAGCTGCTGCGCCAGCTCGGCCACCAAGTCCTCCTGGCCGGAACCGGCCGGGAAGCCTTGGAGACGTTGGCCCAAGGCGGCTTCGACCTGGTGCTCATGGACATCCGCATGCCGGAGATGGGCGGCGACGAGGCCACCCGGATCATCCGCACAAGCCCGCCGGACGGCGTGCCCCGGGAGGTCCCCATCGTCGCCCTGACCGCCTACGCCCTCAAGGACGAAATCGACCGCTTCATGCAAAGCGGCTTCAACGCCTACCTGACCAAGCCGGTGGAACTGGAATCGCTCAAGCGGATGCTGTCGACGTTCTGA